A part of Sebastes umbrosus isolate fSebUmb1 chromosome 21, fSebUmb1.pri, whole genome shotgun sequence genomic DNA contains:
- the LOC119480300 gene encoding copine-3-like isoform X1, giving the protein MASGGASVPPATHYATKVELTISCENLMDMDVFSKSDPLCALYINTSGSHWYEFGRTEMILNCLNPKFAKKFVMDYYFEMVQRLRFCVYDIDNNTYDLGDDDFLGELECTLGQIVSSRQMTRSLLLKNKAPAGRGTITICAEEITDTRVANLEVSARRLDKKFLWWSDPFLEFFKQTETGWQLAHRTEVVSNNLNPIWRPFRISLRSLCGGDVERPVKVDCYDHHVNGSHDLIGSFKATLAEMQLGTHISPAEFECISPKKLRKKNYKNSGVVCVKNCQVVKEYTFLDYIMGGCQINFTIAIDFTGSNGDPSSPQSLHYINPEGYNEYLTAIQAVGNVIQDYDSNKMFPVFGFGAKLPPSWHVSHEFPINFNPANPFCAGIEGVVQAYQQCLPQLKLWGPTNFAPIINHVACFARQALRQNIASQYFVLLIITDGVITDMYQTRTAIVEASRLPMSIIIVGVGGADFSEMEFLDSDDKLLSSPRGDVASRDIVQFVPFRDFQGNSVALAQSVLAELPDQVSSFFNSFKLKPPNLFGVPDPS; this is encoded by the exons ATGGCCTCAGGCGGGGCCTCAGTGCCACCAGCCACCCATTATGCCACCAAGGTGGAGCTGACCATCTCCTGTGAGAACCTCATGGACATGGACGTCTTCTCTAAGTCTGACCCCCTGTGTGCCTTGTACATCAATACCTCAGGCTCCCACTGGTATGAG TTTGGACGCACAGAGAtgatcctgaactgcctgaatcCAAAGTTCGCCAAGAAGTTTGTGATGGACTACTATTTCGAGATGGTGCAGAGGCTGAGGTTTTGCGTGTATGATATTGACAATAACACCTATGACCTGGGTGATGATGACTTTCTGGGGGAGCTTGAATGTACCCTGGGCCAG ATTGTTTCTAGCAGGCAGATGACTCGATCTCTATTGCTGAAGAACAAGGCGCCGGCAGGTCGTGGGACCATCACA atCTGTGCTGAAGAGATAACAGACACCCGAGTGGCAAACCTTGAGGTGTCGGCCCGCAGGCTGGACAAAAAG TTTCTGTGGTGGTCCGACCCTTTCCTGGAATTCTTCAAGCAAACAGAAACTGGATGGCAGCTGGCTCACAGGACAGAG GTGGTCAGCAACAACCTAAACCCAATATGGAGGCCTTTCCGCATCTCATTGCGATCTCTCTGTGGAGGAGATGTGGAGAGACCTGTAAAG GTTGACTGTTACGACCACCACGTTAACGGCTCCCATGACCTTATTGGGTCCTTTAAAGCCACACTGGCGGAGATGCAATTGGGAACACACATTTCCCCG GCTGAATTTGAGTGCATTTCCCCAAAAAAGCTAAGGAagaaaaactataaaaactCTGGGGTCGTTTGCGTCAAGAACTGCCAG GTGGTGAAGGAGTATACCTTCCTGGATTACATTATGGGAGGTTGTCAAATCAACTTCACT ATTGCCATCGACTTCACAGGCTCCAACGGGGATCCCAGCTCTCCACAGTCCCTCCACTATATCAACCCTGAAGGCTACAATGAATACCTGACAGCCATCCAGGCAGTGGGCAATGTCATCCAGGACTATGACAG TAACAAGATGTTCCCGGTCTTTGGCTTCGGAGCcaaactccctccctcctggcAT GTTTCCCATGAGTTTCCTATCAACTTCAATCCAGCAAATCCGTTCTGCGCAG gcaTAGAGGGTGTGGTGCAGGCCTACCAGCAGTGTCTGCCCCAGTTGAAGCTCTGGGGCCCCACCAACTTCGCTCCGATTATCAACCATGTAGCCTGCTTCGCCAGACAAGCTCTCCGGCAGAATATAGCCTCA CAATACTTTGTGCTGCTCATCATCACAGATGGAGTGATCACAGACATGTACCAGACACGCACGGCCATAGTGGAGGCCTCCCGTCTGCCCATGTCTATCATCATTGTTGGAGTGGGGGGGGCGGACTTCAGCGAAATGGAGTTCCTTGACAGTGATGACAAATTGCTGAGTTCGCCCAGAGGTGATGTCGCCTCAAGAGACATCGTCCAGTTTGTGCCCTTCAGAGATTTCCAA GGAAACAGCGTGGCCCTCGCCCAGAGCGTCCTGGCAGAGCTGCCTGATCAAGTGTCCTCCTTCTTCAATTCTTTCAAGCTGAAACCCCCTAATCTATTCGGTGTTCCTGACCCATCCTAG
- the LOC119480300 gene encoding copine-3-like isoform X2 — protein sequence MILNCLNPKFAKKFVMDYYFEMVQRLRFCVYDIDNNTYDLGDDDFLGELECTLGQIVSSRQMTRSLLLKNKAPAGRGTITICAEEITDTRVANLEVSARRLDKKFLWWSDPFLEFFKQTETGWQLAHRTEVVSNNLNPIWRPFRISLRSLCGGDVERPVKVDCYDHHVNGSHDLIGSFKATLAEMQLGTHISPAEFECISPKKLRKKNYKNSGVVCVKNCQVVKEYTFLDYIMGGCQINFTIAIDFTGSNGDPSSPQSLHYINPEGYNEYLTAIQAVGNVIQDYDSNKMFPVFGFGAKLPPSWHVSHEFPINFNPANPFCAGIEGVVQAYQQCLPQLKLWGPTNFAPIINHVACFARQALRQNIASQYFVLLIITDGVITDMYQTRTAIVEASRLPMSIIIVGVGGADFSEMEFLDSDDKLLSSPRGDVASRDIVQFVPFRDFQGNSVALAQSVLAELPDQVSSFFNSFKLKPPNLFGVPDPS from the exons AtgatcctgaactgcctgaatcCAAAGTTCGCCAAGAAGTTTGTGATGGACTACTATTTCGAGATGGTGCAGAGGCTGAGGTTTTGCGTGTATGATATTGACAATAACACCTATGACCTGGGTGATGATGACTTTCTGGGGGAGCTTGAATGTACCCTGGGCCAG ATTGTTTCTAGCAGGCAGATGACTCGATCTCTATTGCTGAAGAACAAGGCGCCGGCAGGTCGTGGGACCATCACA atCTGTGCTGAAGAGATAACAGACACCCGAGTGGCAAACCTTGAGGTGTCGGCCCGCAGGCTGGACAAAAAG TTTCTGTGGTGGTCCGACCCTTTCCTGGAATTCTTCAAGCAAACAGAAACTGGATGGCAGCTGGCTCACAGGACAGAG GTGGTCAGCAACAACCTAAACCCAATATGGAGGCCTTTCCGCATCTCATTGCGATCTCTCTGTGGAGGAGATGTGGAGAGACCTGTAAAG GTTGACTGTTACGACCACCACGTTAACGGCTCCCATGACCTTATTGGGTCCTTTAAAGCCACACTGGCGGAGATGCAATTGGGAACACACATTTCCCCG GCTGAATTTGAGTGCATTTCCCCAAAAAAGCTAAGGAagaaaaactataaaaactCTGGGGTCGTTTGCGTCAAGAACTGCCAG GTGGTGAAGGAGTATACCTTCCTGGATTACATTATGGGAGGTTGTCAAATCAACTTCACT ATTGCCATCGACTTCACAGGCTCCAACGGGGATCCCAGCTCTCCACAGTCCCTCCACTATATCAACCCTGAAGGCTACAATGAATACCTGACAGCCATCCAGGCAGTGGGCAATGTCATCCAGGACTATGACAG TAACAAGATGTTCCCGGTCTTTGGCTTCGGAGCcaaactccctccctcctggcAT GTTTCCCATGAGTTTCCTATCAACTTCAATCCAGCAAATCCGTTCTGCGCAG gcaTAGAGGGTGTGGTGCAGGCCTACCAGCAGTGTCTGCCCCAGTTGAAGCTCTGGGGCCCCACCAACTTCGCTCCGATTATCAACCATGTAGCCTGCTTCGCCAGACAAGCTCTCCGGCAGAATATAGCCTCA CAATACTTTGTGCTGCTCATCATCACAGATGGAGTGATCACAGACATGTACCAGACACGCACGGCCATAGTGGAGGCCTCCCGTCTGCCCATGTCTATCATCATTGTTGGAGTGGGGGGGGCGGACTTCAGCGAAATGGAGTTCCTTGACAGTGATGACAAATTGCTGAGTTCGCCCAGAGGTGATGTCGCCTCAAGAGACATCGTCCAGTTTGTGCCCTTCAGAGATTTCCAA GGAAACAGCGTGGCCCTCGCCCAGAGCGTCCTGGCAGAGCTGCCTGATCAAGTGTCCTCCTTCTTCAATTCTTTCAAGCTGAAACCCCCTAATCTATTCGGTGTTCCTGACCCATCCTAG